One Campylobacter lari DNA segment encodes these proteins:
- a CDS encoding site-specific DNA-methyltransferase produces the protein MERNELQSLQELKEEEKIKILDRASNGILENENADFLIKLIDNAENKTEVLKISALGMTYKRTGFHFDVRLEKNEGQTIRYLKKNENLSFDQGGITHKLIIGDNYPALLNLLINYKNKIKVIYIDPPYGKDDLGEFAQTNYNNAITRDNLLSMLYPRLILARQLLKDDGVIFCSIDDRNQAYVKCLFDEVFGEENFCGNIVWQKKKGGGQDSQYFAKEHEYILCYKKNTWIINNKTEKFSEENFNKIINNRKASLTKLEKWGIGALMEDAPSLYYPIKDPNNNDFYPMAPNGQKGRWRKKPENLDADHIFWKENSKGRLTPYEVVYFDEVDVRIVKTRTIFTDYGTTTDATKEIQKIFGNKIFDTPKPVSLIKHIIDISTDLDDDIILDFFAGSGTTGHAVLELNKQDGGNRQFILVTNNEITDSNPNGIALDVTSKRLKRIMSGECYDKSKDFKWLEKNTSYGDSLEVSEIQSIASSDHSVFEKIDEKLYGKVFENIRDKIEWICKEFELTCRKIEGK, from the coding sequence ATGGAAAGAAATGAATTGCAAAGCTTACAAGAATTAAAAGAAGAAGAAAAAATAAAAATTTTAGATCGTGCAAGTAATGGTATATTAGAAAACGAAAATGCAGATTTTCTAATAAAACTTATCGATAATGCAGAAAACAAAACAGAAGTTTTAAAGATATCAGCTCTAGGCATGACTTATAAAAGAACAGGTTTTCATTTTGATGTGCGTTTAGAGAAAAACGAAGGACAAACAATAAGATATTTAAAAAAGAATGAAAATCTTAGTTTTGATCAAGGTGGAATTACTCATAAACTTATAATAGGCGATAATTATCCTGCTCTTTTAAATCTTTTAATTAACTACAAAAATAAAATTAAAGTAATTTATATAGATCCACCTTATGGAAAAGATGATTTAGGTGAATTTGCACAAACTAATTACAACAATGCAATTACAAGAGATAATTTGCTTTCTATGCTTTATCCAAGATTAATACTAGCAAGACAACTTTTAAAAGATGATGGTGTTATTTTTTGTAGTATTGATGATAGAAATCAAGCTTATGTTAAATGTTTGTTTGATGAAGTTTTTGGGGAAGAAAATTTTTGTGGAAATATTGTTTGGCAAAAAAAGAAAGGAGGTGGACAAGACTCTCAATATTTTGCTAAAGAGCATGAATATATTTTATGTTATAAGAAAAATACATGGATTATAAATAATAAAACCGAAAAATTTAGTGAAGAAAATTTTAATAAAATAATTAATAATAGAAAAGCTTCTTTAACTAAACTTGAAAAATGGGGTATAGGAGCATTAATGGAAGATGCACCCAGTCTTTATTATCCAATAAAAGATCCAAATAATAATGATTTTTATCCTATGGCACCAAATGGACAAAAAGGACGTTGGAGAAAAAAACCCGAAAACTTAGATGCAGATCATATATTTTGGAAGGAAAATTCAAAAGGTAGACTAACGCCATATGAAGTAGTATATTTTGATGAAGTTGATGTCAGAATAGTAAAAACGAGAACTATATTTACAGATTATGGAACAACAACAGATGCAACAAAAGAAATTCAAAAAATTTTTGGAAACAAAATTTTTGACACACCAAAGCCTGTATCTTTAATTAAACATATTATTGATATATCTACAGATTTAGATGATGATATTATCCTAGACTTCTTTGCGGGTAGTGGAACTACAGGACATGCTGTTTTGGAATTAAACAAACAAGATGGTGGTAATAGACAATTTATTTTAGTTACTAATAATGAAATAACAGATTCAAATCCAAATGGAATTGCCTTAGATGTTACTTCAAAGCGTTTAAAAAGAATCATGAGCGGAGAATGTTATGATAAAAGTAAAGATTTTAAATGGTTAGAAAAAAATACTTCTTATGGAGATAGCTTAGAAGTTAGTGAAATTCAAAGTATTGCTTCAAGCGATCATTCAGTTTTTGAAAAAATAGATGAAAAACTTTATGGAAAAGTTTTTGAAAATATCCGTGATAAAATAGAATGGATATGTAAAGAATTTGAGTTAACTTGCAGAAAAATAGAAGGTAAATGA